The sequence below is a genomic window from Haematobia irritans isolate KBUSLIRL chromosome 3, ASM5000362v1, whole genome shotgun sequence.
gttttatttctatagaaacatttttgtcaaaattttatttctatagaaaaattttgtcaaagttttatttctatagaaacatttttgtcaaaattttatttctatagaaaaattttgtcaaagttttatttctatagaaaaattttgtcaaaattttatttctatagaaaaattttgtcataatttcatttctatagaaaattttatttctataaaaattttgtcaaaatgttatttctatagaaaattttttcaaaaaattttttatagaaaatttgtagagtaacacttagttggagagggatatttttcaaaatctaccaaaacatcaagaattccaccaatctaccaaacaatataaaatttaacagttttgggagaattctaccaactgtggcagccgtggatgcagcgctacaaaagagagGAACGGGATTCATTAGGATACTGGAGGGGAGGTTAATCCTGTTTTCGGAGTCCGACCACTGCCCATAGCAACGGAGCAAAGCgatctcccacggcagactagagtAGTATTTccctaactacactgaaaaaaatatttatgtgttattaaagattacgcaacctatatTTTAGGATGCGGATTTACAAGGACAAATTTAGctaaaataatgtaattttaattacaataaatctttgcttcaaattgttttttcattaaatttaggacacaaattttgaaaatttgcgtccctccgacaaagtcgcatgtctttgaattaagggtaattttccttaaagtaaagaaacacatttttgatttaaagaaattgtccttaaattaactgaaatattgaaactttgatttaagataaaaaacgcttcaaatataggctaagacttattttgaggatttagcgtctttgttttaaagatttttgtttggaattaagaaaacattttttactttgaagtatcccttataattagaatttttaaactagcatttgtttgtacgtgagtacctttattaataaatagcgaaaagagaatggaaatttgataaatgagatgtgtatcctaattttaattttattgttcctagatttaaagccagataggtcgctaaaaaaaacTCTATACTTTAAAGAAGATGCgatctttggatcggaatcaataccaaaatctttaagggagggtcaaaatctttggatccaagtacattttttttttgagtgtaggatcaGGCAAGTACAGCTGCCTTAATTCCTACCTATCAGTGATTGGTGATAGCAGCATtgttgacgtgtgtcccatctgtaatcaagggccataTGACACGCGTCACCTTTTCGTTTGTCCGACCAAACCTACTCGcatcactaccagatcactctggccgCATTCCATCTTCGTCggagagttcctcgatctgacTACAAGCTGATGTACAAACAGAGCAACACGAAATGGATGATAACCCAAcacactgttacaacaacaacatgttTTATAAGATATGCCAAAGAAACGCAAAAATTCGAGACCacgtttgaattaaattttaattgaaaatgcacaaaaataataacatcaataaacaatgtctttaaaattttctaaaatgttaaatgaaaaatttttagtcatatatttttctgtgtatttagcTGTTTTAGTAAGtatacttcaaaataaatttatttttgttctctagTGTATAGCATATGTttgtttataattaaaatattcttatcatcaaaattaattCTGCATTAAAATCGTACCTTATCAAAAAAGCTgagtttttttgtgaaatatttttgttttgtatttcctTTCCAGCCTAGTTCTCAATTTGTTGAACCCCACATGATAGCCAGTATATTTCAGTATTTGATATTAAAATGATCAgttgcaaattaaatttaaaaactattttaataataagtgaaatatgtatatttttgctGCTCATGGGATCATGTACAACAAATGGAGATGCAACGAATACATTTGGTGATTTTTATGTGGAAAGGGAACGTAAGGTAGAGTAAATTTGAAGTGTATGGTGAAATAAATCAATtggtttttaaaagtttttaaattattgtgtaattaaaagaattttccaattggaaaaatattcgaaGTATTCAAAGATGAATTAAATGGTTGTTGTGAAATCCCTAAAAGTATGttatatatttaaagaaaaaatttaaacgatttttgaatttttattttcttttagggAAATTGGTTCCAGGCATTCAACAATTGTTCAGCGAGGCGTATGAATTTAGTTATTTTGGATTCTCAAGAAAAGACCGAAGCTCTAACCGGAGAGCTGAaaaagatttttggtaaatataTCGCATAGATCCATAAGAAAATAATGTTGTTCTGTAAAATGAAATatagtgaaacctcttagaagTGAATATCCACGGAAgtctaaaaatttgtttacatttgggaggtgtccttatgagacattttctatagaaataaaattttgacaaaaatagaaataaaattttaacaaaaaatttctatagaaatacaattttgcaaaaattttctatagaaataaaattttgccaaaatttcctatagaaataaaatttggcaaaattttctatagaaataaaatttggcaaaattttctatagaaatgaaattttgacaaaattttctatagaaataaaactttgacaacattttctatagaaataaaactttgacaaaattttctatagaaataaaattttgacaaatttttttatagaaataaaattttgacaaaattttctttagaaataaaattttgactaatttttttatagaaataaaattttgactaaattttttatagaaataaaattttcaaaaaatttcgatagaaataaaataaaatttagaaaaaattttttatagaaacaaaattttgacaaaattttctatagaaataaattttgacaaagttttctatagaaaagaacttttgacaaaatttttttttaaaaaaataaaaatataattttgacaaaatttttttatagaaataaaatgttgataaaattttctatagaaataaaacttttacaacattttctatagaaataaaactttgacaaaattttctatagaaataaaattttgactaaattttttatagaaataaaattttgacaaaattttctttagaaataaaattttgactaatttttttatagaaataaaattttgactaaattttttataaaaataaaattttcaaaaaatttcgatagaaataaaataaaattagcaaaatttttttatagaaaaaaaattttgacaaaattttctatagaaataaaattttgaaaagttttctatagaaatgaacttttgacaaattttttttttctataaaaaatataaataaaattttgacaaaatttttttatagaaataaaattttgataaaattttctataaaaatacaattttgacaaaattttctatagaaatgaaattttgacaaaattttctatagaaataaaacttacaaaattttctatcgaaataaaactttgacaaaattttctttagaaatacaatcttgactaaattttttatagaaataaaattttgactaaattttttatagaaataaaattttgacaaaattttctattgcaaaattttctaaaagaaataaaatttttacaaaattttctatataaataaaattttgacaaaattttctatagaaataatattttgacaaaattttctaaagaaataaaattttgacattttttaaggaaataaaattttgataaaattttctatagaaataaaattttgacattttctatagaaatacaattttgacatcattttctacagaaataaaattttgacaaaattttctatagaaatgaaattttgaaaaatgttctatagaattaaaaaaaataaatttcgatagaaataaaattgtgacaaaattttctattgaaataaaattttatgataattttcagtagaaataaaacatgacaaagttttctaaaggaaataaaaatttgcaatttttttttatagaaataaaattttgataaaaatttctttagaaataaaattttgactaaattttttatagaaataaaaaataaaattttctatagaaatacaattttctatagaaataaatttttgacaaaaaattctaaaattttgacaaaattttctatagaaataaaattttgacaaacttttctatagaaataaaattttctatagaaataaaattttgacaaaattttctatagaaataaaattttgacaaaattttttatagaaataaaattttgacaaacttttctataaaaataaaattttctatagaaataaaattttgacaaaattttctatagaaataaaattttgacaacattttctatagaaaaaaaatttctatataaatacaattttgcaaaaatttcctatagaaataaaattggcaaaattttctatagaaataaattttgacaaaattttctacagaaataacattatgacaaaattttctatagaaataaaattttgataaaattttctatagaaatgaaattttgacaaaattttctatagaaataaaactttgacaaaatgttctatagaaataaaactttgacaaaatttactatagatatacaattttgacattatttgctatagaaataaaattttgataaaattttgtgtagaaataaaattttgatattttttttctttgacaaaatttttttttgtaaaaattaaattttaacacaattttctttagaaataaaattttgactacattttgtatagaaaaaaaattttgactaatttttttatagaaataaaattttcaaacaaattcgataggaataaaattttgacaaaattttctattgcaaaattttctaaaagaaataaaattttgacaaaattttctaaagaaataaagttttgacaaaattttctaaggaaatgaaatttttacaaaattttctacagaaataaaattttgataaaattttttatagaaataaaattttgacaaaaatttctaaagaaataaaattttgattaaaaatgtttatagaaataaaattttaacataatttcctataaaaatacaattttgacaaaattttctatagaaataaaattttgacaatattttctatagaaataaaattttgacaaaattttctatagaagtaaaattttgacaaaattttttatagaaataaaattttgcaaaatttttttatagaaataaaattttgcaaaattttctatagaaataaaattcgtacaaaattttctttagaaataaaattttgacaaaattttttatttcctctTTTTCCTACAGCTTGCCATCgttttaaaaaaactttttccgtttttttattttaaatttctaattgaTTGAGACCACTgtgaataatattatttttcttttacagGATCTGATCATCCTAATATTTGGATTGGTGGCAATGACAATGCTAAAACCGGCCAATTCGTttggataaaaacaaataagcAATTCGATTATGCAAATTGGGCTCCACGCCAGCCGGATAATAAGGAGGGAAAAGAGCATTGTGTTATGCTCTGGTCGGAACATAATTATCTTTGGAATGATGGCAATTGTTTGTCTAAACTAGTCTATGTTTGTGAAAAGAAAAGATAAACTACAAAAAtagtatattaaatatttttaatttcgtgAGATCGTGAGAGTATTGCGA
It includes:
- the LOC142229066 gene encoding salivary C-type lectin 2-like; this translates as MISCKLNLKTILIISEICIFLLLMGSCTTNGDATNTFGDFYVERERKGNWFQAFNNCSARRMNLVILDSQEKTEALTGELKKIFGSDHPNIWIGGNDNAKTGQFVWIKTNKQFDYANWAPRQPDNKEGKEHCVMLWSEHNYLWNDGNCLSKLVYVCEKKR